CTACGTTTCGGCTACTCCAGGTGATTATGAATTGCAGAAAGCTGGACCGCAAGTGGCTGAACTAGTTATTCGTCCAACTGGACTGGTAGACCCACCGATTGAAATAAGGCCTGTCATTGGCCAAGTCGATGACATGTTGGAAGAAATTCGTATTCGTGTTGAGAAAGAAGAAAGAGTTTTGATTACAACCCTGACAAAGCGAATGGCGGAAGATCTAACAGATTATTATAAAGATCTTGGTGTGAGGGTAGTCTATATGCACTCAGGTGTTGATGCCGTGGAACGGACCCAAATTCTGCATGATCTTAGAATGGGGAAATACGATGTTTTAGTGGGAATCAACTTACTTCGCGAAGGACTTGATCTGCCGGAGGTTTCTCTTGTTGGAATTTTCGATGCTGACAAAGAGGGGTTTCTTCGGTCTACACGTTCACTGATTCAGACTTGTGGTCGAGCAGCGAGAAATGTCCATGGGCAAGTACTGATGTACGCGGACCGAATTACAAGATCGATGCAAGAGACAATTGACATCACGGAAGCGCGGAGAACTAGACAAATAGCTTTTAATGAGAAAAACGATATTATTCCGAGAACAGTGAAACGTTTTGTAGCGCCCTCTTTACGAACCGAAATGGCGGAAGCAGAAGTCGTTGAAGAAGTCGCACCAGTTTATCAAAATCATAGTAAAATTGAGGATAAGATTAATGAACTGGAAGCGGATATGCGAACAGCTGCGAGTAATCTTGAATTTGAGTTTGCTGCAAAATTGCGGGACCAGATTCAAAAGTTAAAATTATCTATTGGTACAACCGATTGAGCATACTCAATCAATTTAAATGTCATAAAATAAAATTTCCAAAGTATCCCTCCCCACTTTGGACCTTCTTTACTGCTTCATTCTGCCTTCCATCATTAATTCGCACCTCAATTCTTTTCGAACAAACTGAGTTCCATCCCAGAATACTAAAGACTTTTTCGTTAGGTCTCGGCTATGACCTGATGAATGCGGCATTGATAGCTCTTGTAGTCGGGCTATTACCTTTAACGAATCGTTTGTTCAAAATTATCAGTATTTTGCTCTTTTTTGGGTTAGCAGTCTTTTCCTTCGTTAATTATCAATACTTACTTCAATTCGGCTCACATCTTCCTTTTCATACTCTTGAATATCTTCAGGCACCCCAACATTTCTCATCAACTGTTATTGCTGCGCTGCTTCACCCCAGTTTCATACTGATTGTCCTTTTTCCTATTACAGGTTTTGTCTTTATAGCCTTTCATTTCCACACAGACGCACAGTCATGTAAGCGAAAGTTACTCATTCGGATTTTAAGTCTGATTACTTTGTTTGTGATTGGTGGGAGCGCAGGCAGTTACAGTAATTCTTATGTTGGAAAAAATATTGATGATCCACTTACCACAGCGGCATTAAATTATTTTTTTTGGACTCAAGAGCGTGAGAAAAAAGTTGCTCTTAAGAAACCTACTGAAGCGTTGGAGTTGATTCAAACCGATTTACTAGGAAAGATGACAACAGATCCAATTTATAGTGAATATCCTCTTGTTCGAGTGCATGATGCTAAGGGTTGTTCAATTAATGCAACCAAACTAGCCACATTGCTTTGCTCGGATCTGTTCAAAAAACGCAACGTCATCTTGCTGTTGATGGAATCCTTCCGAGCAGCCGAAATTGGGGTCTATGGCAGTAAAATAGATTTAACTCCAAGATTTGATGAGTGGTCAAAGAAGGGAATTCTTTTCAAGAATTTTTACGCAAATGGCTTTCAAACTCGCCACGGTGAAATCTCAACATACTGCTCAGTGATACCAAACTATGGTGCTGCAGTTTTGAAACGCTATGCGAAAAACCAATTTCGCTGCTTGCCAGCGGTACTTCAGGAAAATGGTTATTCAACAATTTGGATTCACGCTGGTGATGCTAGTTTTGATGGACAAGCAACTTTTTTTCAAGAAAATGGCTTTGAAAAAATCATCGATAAATTTGATTTTCCGAGCGGCACAGAAGAGTTAGGTTGGGGGTATTCTGATGGAGCTCTCTTCCAAAAACTTCTGACTACACTGCCATCACTGAAAAAACCTTTTTTTGCTTCAGCCTTAACGATTACAAATCATCATCCATTTGAAGTTCCAACTGAATACGAATTAGGACTGGGGACTCAAGATCTCCATAATTATTATAACTCTATCCATTACATGGACTCAAAATTGGGAGAGTTTCTGTCACTGGCTGAAAAAGAGCCTTGGTTTGAAAATACGCTGATCATCATCACTTCAGACACCTCTAGCTTTCAGCCACCCCAATCAGAGCCCAAAGACTTTGGTGAATTTGTTTCGCTTCGTTCCAGGATTCCTTTGTTAATTCTGGGAGGGCCAATTAAGCAAAATGCTGAA
This portion of the SAR324 cluster bacterium genome encodes:
- a CDS encoding LTA synthase family protein; this translates as MNAALIALVVGLLPLTNRLFKIISILLFFGLAVFSFVNYQYLLQFGSHLPFHTLEYLQAPQHFSSTVIAALLHPSFILIVLFPITGFVFIAFHFHTDAQSCKRKLLIRILSLITLFVIGGSAGSYSNSYVGKNIDDPLTTAALNYFFWTQEREKKVALKKPTEALELIQTDLLGKMTTDPIYSEYPLVRVHDAKGCSINATKLATLLCSDLFKKRNVILLLMESFRAAEIGVYGSKIDLTPRFDEWSKKGILFKNFYANGFQTRHGEISTYCSVIPNYGAAVLKRYAKNQFRCLPAVLQENGYSTIWIHAGDASFDGQATFFQENGFEKIIDKFDFPSGTEELGWGYSDGALFQKLLTTLPSLKKPFFASALTITNHHPFEVPTEYELGLGTQDLHNYYNSIHYMDSKLGEFLSLAEKEPWFENTLIIITSDTSSFQPPQSEPKDFGEFVSLRSRIPLLILGGPIKQNAEINEFASQIDLAPTIMDLLGLSWTSPWVGKSLIAKQDLPIAYTNRPGSYWAVMSKEGSVFSENDNKFHVDDLIDLKLENRLKSLGSSWLRVTSWLLQEDLYWPKLDKNN